The genomic stretch AGTTCGGAGCTTATCAAAGTATATTTGGTAACACAACCAATGCATCAGACTGGCCTTTGATGCGTGTTGAAGAAATGTATCTGATAAAAGCTGAGGCAGAAGCCATGGGTGGTAATTTGAGTGGCGGAAAGAGTACATTGGAAAATTTTGTACGAACATATCGGGACCCTTCCTTTACAAGTAAAGCTAATTCGGCACAGGATTTTCAGGATGAGGTTTGGTTGCAGCGTCGTATGGAGCTTTGGGGAGAAGGTTTCTCACTGTTCGATATCCTGCGCTTGAAAAAGCCGGTGATTCGTAAGAATACGAATTATGACCCGTCTGTACAATATAATTCAGCTGCAGAAGCACAAATCCTGATCTACCGGATTCCGCAATGTGAAATGGAAACCAATTCCGGAATCAGTGATACTGATAACAATCCGGCGGCTCCACAACCACAACTATAGGGAATAACTGTAATAAAAAAGAGGATGACGTTCAACGTTCATCCTCTTTTTTTGTTATATTTGTCGCGAACTTATTTAGATTGATAGATAAATGAAAGAATTTGTAATTTCTGAAGCACAGGTTGAAACTGCCATTTTAGTTGGTTTGATTACTCAGACACAAGATGAGCGTAAGACCAAGGAGTATTTGGATGAGTTGGAGTTCTTGGCCGAAACGGCTGGGGCAACAGTGGTGAAAAGGTTTACTCAGAAACTGCCTGCTGCCAATTCCGTGACTTATGTCGGTAAAGGAAAGCTGGAAGAAATCAAGGAATATATTCATCAGGAAGAGGAAAATGAGCGTGAAGTCGGAATGGTGATTTTTGATGATGAACTTTCTGCTAAACAGATACGTAATATAGAAGCTGAACTGAGAGTGAAGATCTTGGATCGTACTTCGCTGATTCTGGATATTTTTGCCATGCGGGCTCAAACAGCAAATGCTAAAACACAAGTGGAATTGGCCCAATACAAGTATATGTTGCCTCGTCTGCAACGTTTATGGACTCACTTGGAACGTCAGGGAGGTGGATCTGGTGCCGGTGGAGGTAAAGGCTCTGTGGGATTACGTGGTCCGGGTGAAACTCAGTTGGAAATGGACCGTCGTATTATTTTGAATCGTATGTCATTGTTGAAAGAGCGGTTGGCTGAAATTGATAAACAGAAGTCCACTCAACGTAAAAACCGCGGACGTATGATACGTGTAGCTTTGGTAGGGTATACTAATGTGGGAAAATCTACTTTAATGAATTTGCTTTCAAAAAGCGAGGTCTTTGCTGAAAATAAACTTTTTGCAACATTGGACACCACAGTACGCAAAGTGATTATTGAGAATCTGCCATTTCTGCTTACAGATACCGTAGGATTTATCCGTAAATTACCAACGGATTTGGTTGATTCCTTTAAATCAACTTTGGACGAAGTACGTGAAGCGGATCTGCTGATTCATGTGGTGGATATTTCTCATCCGGATTTTGAGGAACAAATTTCTGTGGTTGATAAAACGATTGCTGATTTGGAGGCAGGTGGAAAGCCTACCATGATTGTTTTTAACAAGGTAGATGCTTATACCTATGTAGAGAAAGCAGAGGATGATTTGACTCCTAAAACCAGGGAAAATATTACATTGGAAGAACTGATGAAGACATGGATGGCGAAATTGAATGATAATTGTATCTTCATTTCTGCTAGAGAGAAAATAAATATGGATGAATTGAAGACTATTATATATAATAAGGTACGCGAGCTACACGTACAGAAGTATCCTTATAACGATTTTCTTTATCAAACCTATGATGAAGAATAAATACATATAGAAAATGAAAACTTATCGTTCACTTACACAAGAAGAAATACAACAATTAAAAGAGAGATCATGCACTGCGGTTGATTGGGCTGAAATTGAAGTAGTAGAGAACTTTAAGACGGACTATATTTGTCATACCCGTTTTTCTGGAAGGGTCAGATTGGGAGTTTTTGAAGACGAGTTTATGTTGGCGGGTGGCATGCGTAAACATTCCGGATTGTATCATGCGACTTTGCATAATGTAACGGTGGGCGATAATTGTTGTATTGAGAATATAAAAAACTATATAGCCAACTATATAATTGGGGATTATGCATTTATAGAGAATGTAGATATTATTCTGGTAGATGGCTGGAGCAAGTTTGGAAATGGCGTTGAAGTAGCTGTATTGAATGAAACGGGTGGACGTGAAGTGCCTATTCATGATCGTCTGTCAGCGCATCAGGCCTATATTTTGGCA from Phocaeicola dorei encodes the following:
- the hflX gene encoding GTPase HflX, yielding MKEFVISEAQVETAILVGLITQTQDERKTKEYLDELEFLAETAGATVVKRFTQKLPAANSVTYVGKGKLEEIKEYIHQEEENEREVGMVIFDDELSAKQIRNIEAELRVKILDRTSLILDIFAMRAQTANAKTQVELAQYKYMLPRLQRLWTHLERQGGGSGAGGGKGSVGLRGPGETQLEMDRRIILNRMSLLKERLAEIDKQKSTQRKNRGRMIRVALVGYTNVGKSTLMNLLSKSEVFAENKLFATLDTTVRKVIIENLPFLLTDTVGFIRKLPTDLVDSFKSTLDEVREADLLIHVVDISHPDFEEQISVVDKTIADLEAGGKPTMIVFNKVDAYTYVEKAEDDLTPKTRENITLEELMKTWMAKLNDNCIFISAREKINMDELKTIIYNKVRELHVQKYPYNDFLYQTYDEE